Part of the bacterium genome is shown below.
ACGAGCGTGTACCCCAGCGCGACGATCGCGTAGATGCTCCCCTGGGTGATGCCGTTGATCAGTTGGTCGAGGAACACGCCCGCCTCCGCCGGTATCCCCGGGTCAGTTGAAGAGCGTGAACTTTCCGCCCTTGACGATCAGGACGTTGGGCGCCATGACCACGTCGCGCTCCGCGTCGAAGGAGAACTTGCCGAGGACTCCCTGGTAATCCTTCGTCGCCGCCAGCGCGTCGCGCAGCTTCGCCCGGTCCGCCGTTCCCGCCGCCTTCAGCGCGTTCGCCATGATGTGGAAGGCGTCGTACGCCTGGGCCGCGAACTGGTCCGGCTTCTTCCCGTACGTCTTCTCGTACTTCGCCACGAACGCCTTCACCTTCGGGTCGTTCCTGTCGGCGAACCAGGGGGTGGCCACGATCAGCCCCTCGGCCGCGCCCTTGGCGATCTCGATCACCTTCGGCGAGTTGAAGCCGTTTCCGCCGACGAACGGGACCTTCAGACCCATCTTCCGAGCCTGCGCGAGGATGACCCCCCCCTCGTTGTAGAGGGCGGAGCAGAAGACCGCGTCGGGCTTGAGGGAGGCGATCTTGGTCAACTGCGCCTTGTAGTCCGCCTGCCCTTTCTGGAACTCTTCGATCGTCAGGATCTTCAGCTTGTGCTTTTCGGTGACCTCCTTCATCGTGTCGAAGCCCGACTTCGTGAACACGTCGTCGTTCCCGTAGAGGAGGGCGACCTTCTTGAGGTTGTACTTCTTCACCGCCATGCCGATCGACGCCGGGATCGCCTGGGTTTCGGGCATGGAGTTGCGGAAGACGAACTTCCCGATCTGCGTGATCCCCTGCGCCGTGTTGGAGGTCCCCATGATCGGCACGCCGCTGGCGTTCGCCTCGGGACCGACGACCTTCATCTCGGTGGAGAGGGTCGGTCCCAGGATCGCGACGACCCGTTCGGAGTTGATCAGTTTCTGCGCCGCGGACAGCGCCTGCTACGCCTTCCCCGTGGAGTCCTCGATCTTGAGGTCGATGTCGACCTCGCCCTTCGCGTTGACCTCGTCCCGCGCGAGCTTGAAGCCGTTCGTGATCGCCTCCCCGTAGCTCGCACCGGCGCCGGTGATGATGGAGATGACGCCGATCTTCGCCTTGATCGGCTCGCCTTTCGGCGCCGCCGGTTTCTTTGCCTTCTCCGCCCCCATGAATACGAAGGCGAAGAGGGCGCACGCGAGGACGGCAAACAGACGCACGTTTTTCTTCATGGAACACCCCCCTCTTGAAATTAAAGATAAAGTGTAACTTTATTCGCCGGGCGTGGATACGTCAAGGAAGGGGAGGCGGCTCGCGTTCGATTCCCCGAGAGGCCCTGACGCGACAGGAAAGACTCGTTGGTGCCCGGGGCGGGAATCGAACCCGCACGGCTTATTCAGCCTCGGGATTTTAAGTCCCGTGCGTCTGCCAGTTCCGCCACCCGGGCGCTCTCAGGGAAGATACCAGAAAACGGGAGGTTCCGGTACGAGGGAGGATGGAGGCGGCACCCGGATTCGAACCGGGGGATAAAGGATTTGCAGTCCTCTGCCTTACCACTTGGCTATGCCGCCGTAGGAGGTATTCTTTTCCGGGGCACTACTCCCTGTCAAGGTATTCCGGTTCTGCGGTACTATTAGGGGGAGCAGGGGAGAGGGACCATCGGAGGTCGACATTGCCCCGCACCGTTTTCATCACCGGTGCCGCCGGTTTCATCGGCTCGCACGTTTCGGAAGCCCTCCTGGCCCGGGGGAACCGCGTCTTCGGAATCGACAACTTCGATCCCTTTTACGACCGGCGGATCAAGGAGGGCAACCTCGCGCCGCTTTCCGCGCATCCGGCGTTCTCCTTCCTGGAGGGGGATATCCGCGACGCCTCCGCTCTCGCCCGCTGGGGAGAGGGGACCCCTCCCGACGCGCTGATCCACCTCGCCGCGAAGGCCGGGGTGCGCCCGTCGGTCGCCGATCCCGTCGGCTACGCGGACGTGAACGTCCTCGGCACGATCCGGGTGCTCGAGTGGGCGCGGGAGCGGCGGGTCCCGAAGATCCTCTTCGCCTCCTCCTCGTCCGTCTACGGGGGGAACACGAAGGTTCCCTTCTGCGAGGACGACTTCGTCGATCGCCCGGTGAGTCCCTACGCGGCGACGAAGAAGGCGGGGGAGCTTCTCTGCCACACCTTTTGCCACCTGTACGGGATGAACGTCGCCGCCCTGCGTTTCTTCACCGTGTACGGCCCCCGCCAGCGCCCCGAGATGGCGATCCACAAGTTCACCCGGCGGATCCTGGGCGGGAAGGAGATCGACCTGTACGGCGACGGCTCTTCCAGGAGGGATTACACCTATATCGAGGATATCGTCTCCGGGGTCCTCGGGGCGCTGGGCGCGCCCCCGGGATACCGGGTCTACAACCTCGGGGAGTCGGCGACGATCGCCCTTTCGGACCTGGTCGCGCTGATCGAGAAGGCGTGCGGGAAATCCGCCGCGTGCCGCTATACGCCGCCGCAGCCGGGGGACGTCCCCGTGACGTACGCGGACATCTCCCGCGCAAGGGCGGAGATCGGCTACGACCCGCGCACGCCGATCGGGGCAGGCGTATCCCGTTTCGTCGATTGGTACCTTCGCGAGGAAACCGCCAGACCAACCTGAAAGGAGGCTCCAATGAAGGTCACGCTGTCGATCATCAAGGCGGACATCGGTTCCATCGGGGGGCACATCCGGCCGAGCGCGAAGCTGCTCGAAATGGTGCGGTCGAAGGTCGCCGAGCTCGGGAAAGGGCTGCTGATCGACGCCTACGTCGGTTTTACCGGGGACGACGTGGCGATCCTGATGTCCCACGCCGGGGGGACGGGAAACGCGAAGGTCCACAAGCTGGCGTGGGACGCCTTCATCGCGGGAACCGCGGTGGCGAGGTCCGAGGGGCTCTACGGCGCGGGCCAGGACCTCCTGAAGGACTCGTTCTCGGGCAACGTGAAGGGGATGGGGCCCGCGGTGGCGGAGATGGAGTTCGAGGAGCGCCCCAACGAGCCGTTCGTCCTGTTCGCGGCGGACAAGACCGACCCGGGCGCGTACAACCTGCCGTCCTATCTCGGCTTCGCCGACCCGATGTTCTCCTCCGGCCTCATCCTCTCCCCGAAGGTGGGGAAGGGGTTCACCTTCCGCATCATGGATGTCGCGAACACGGAAGGGGACAAGGTGATCGACCTTTCGGCGCCCGAGGACCTCTACGACATCGCGGCGCTGCTACGCGACCAGGAGCGGTTCGTCGTCGAGTCGATCCGTTCCCGCGCCACCGGCGAGATCGCGGCCGTGGTCAGCACCACCCGGCTCCACAACATCGCGGGGAAGTACACCGGGAAGGACGACCCGGTGATGCTGGTCCGGACGCAGGGGAACTTTCCCGCCACGGGGGAGGTGCTCGCCCCCTACACCATCGGCCACCTGGTCGCCGGCTTCATGCGGGGAAGCCACCACGGGGCGCTCATGCCGGTGCCGAGGAACACGGGGATCTCCTTCTTCGACGGACCCCCGATCGTCTCGGCCCTCGCCTTCTGCGTAAAGGATGGGCGGTTCACCGAGCCGGCCGACGCGTTCGACCATCCGTACTGGGAATACGTCAGGGCGCGGGTATCGGCCAAGTCCGAAGAGCTTCGCCGGCAAGGGTTCTTCGGCCCCGCGATGCTGCCGTACAGCGAGCTCGAATACGGCGGAATCGTGGAACGGATGAAGGCGATGGAGCCGAAGTTCCGGGTACTCGGTGGAAAGGAACCCGTGGAAGCGTAAGCATTTCTTCGGAGGAGGGGGGGCAACATGGGCGACGGGATCCGGTTCCGGTTCGATTTCTCCCTCGTGGGAGAGAGCAACCTGCGGGGAGGGAACGGGATCGCCGCGCCCGACTTCCGGAAGATGATGGCGCTGGTCGACGACGCCGTGGAGACGCTCGCGGGGAAGCATCGGCGCGGGGAGATCGGTTTCCCCGACCTGCCGTTCCTCGAGAAGGAGGCCCGGGCGATCTCCCGGGACGCGGCGGCCCTTCGCGCGAAATGCACCCACCTCCTCGTCCTCGGAATCGGCGGCTCGGCGCTGGGGACGAAAGCGGTGCACGCGGCGGTAGCGGGCGGGGGGGGGCGCAACGGGATGGCGTTATCCGTGGGTGACAACGTCGACCCCGACGCCTTCTTCCCCCTCCTGGCGAAGCTCCCGATGAGGAAGACGGTCGTGGTGGCCATCAGCAAATCGGGGGGGACGGCCGAGACGAACGCCCAGCTCGCGATCGCGATCGCCGCGTTGAAGAAAGCCGTCGGGAAGCGTTGGAGGGAGCGGCTGATCCTCATCACGGATCCTTCGAAGGGGCTCTTCCGCCGGATGGCGGACGCCGAGGGGCTGAAAAGCTACGCCGTGCCGCCGAACGTCGGCGGCCGCTTCTCCGTCCTCTCGCCGGTGGGGCTCTTTCCGCTCTCCGCCGCGGGGATCCGTGTGGAGCGGCTTCTCGCGGGGGCCGCGCAGATGGAGGCGATTTTCCGGCACACGAAGGGGACCGACAACCCGGTCCGGTTCGCCGCGGCCGTCTACGCGTACTTCCTCCTGGTGAAGCCGAAGGCGACGCAGGTCTGGTTCACCTACGGGGAGGGGCTTTCGCTGATCGCGGAGTGGTGGCAGCAGCTCTGGGGCGAGAGCCTGGGGAAGGAGCGCGAGGGACGCGCCCCCGTCGGACAGACTCCCGCCCGCGCGGTGGGCGTCACCGACCAGCACTCCCAGCTCCAGCTCTACCAGGACGGGCCCGCCGACAAGGTGTTCACCTTCGTCCGCTGGATGACCGGACGGGAGAAGGGGAACGTGCCGAAGGCGGGGTTCGCCCCGGACATGGCGATGCTCGGCGGCCGGCCTCTGCGGGATCTCTTCGACGCGGAGTTCGAGGGGACGATCGGCGCGTTGTGGAACGCGGGTCGCCCCATCGTGCGGATGGAGATCGGGAAGCGCGACGAGGAGCACGTCGGCGCGTTCCTGCACTTCTGGGAATGGGTGACGGCGATCGCGGGCACGTGCGCCGGGGTCGACCCGTTCGACCAGCCCGGCGTGGAAGACGGGAAACGGATCGCGCGCGCGCTGATGGGGGAGAAAGGCACGGAGGCGCTCCGCGCGGACTTCGCGGAGAAGGTCTCGGGGATCCGCCGCGCCGAGATCCGCATCGGGGAGGATCTTCCCGGGGGTTCCCCCCGCCGCAGGGGCGGGAAGTAGTTGACCTCCCGCCTCCGGCCGTTGCCGGACGACGTCGTCAACCGGATCGCCGCCGGGGAGGTGGTCGAACGCCCCGCGTCGGTCCTCAAGGAGTTGCTCGAAAACGCCGTCGACTCCGGCGCGGAGAGCGTGGAGGCGGGCGTCTCGGGTCCCTTCCCGTTCTCCCTCCGCGTCACCGACGACGGGTGCGGAATGTCCCGCGAGGAGGCGGAGCTCGCGGTGCGCCGGCACACGACGAGCAAGATCGCCTCCGCGGACGATCTCGAGCGGATCGGCTCCTTCGGGTTCCGGGGCGAGGCGCTCCCGTCGATCGCCTCGGTGGCGCGGGTCTCCGTCGTAACAAGGCCCGCGGAAGAGCGAAGCGGGACGGAACTTCTGATGGAGGGGGGAACGATCCTCTCCGTCCGCGAGGCGGGCGCTCCCGGGGGTACGACCGTCACCGTTTCGCGGCTCTTCGAGAACGTCCCGGCCCGCCGGAAGTTCCTGAAAAGCGAGCGCACCGAGATGTCGCACCTGTGGGAGGTGTTCCACGGCGTCGCGATTCCCGGCGAGGGGATCTCCTTCCGGTTCACCGATTCCCGCGGGACGTTCGCGTACGAGAGCCGCGAATCCGCCCTGGACCGCGCGAAGCGCCACGCGGGGGTCGACGGGCAATACCTCGTCCCCGTCGACGTCTCCTCCGCCTTCTTCCGGATCTTCGGCTGGGCGGGGCTCCCCCAGGTATCCCGCGCCGGGGCCAGCGGTCTCTGGTTCTTCGTCAACGGACGGCGCTTTCGCGACCGCGGCCTCTACGCGGCGGTCCGGGAGGCGTACCGGGGGATCCTGCCCGGCGACCGTCTCCCCGTCCTCTACCTGTTCGTCACCTGCAGTCCGCGGGAGGTCGACGTCAACGTCCATCCGGCGAAGACGGAGGTCCGCTTCCGGTATCCCCGCGACCTGAACGAGCTGGCGCGCCATGTCCTCGGCGGGGCGCTCGGGGAGGCGCCGTCGCGCGCCGCATCCCCTTCCCGCGCATGGGCGGAGCGGATCCATCCGGGGGGAGGGCTCCGGCAGGCGGGATCGCCGCCGGACATGTCGCTCGAGGGCGTCACAGGCTCCCCCTTTCCCCTTCCGGCGGCCCGCGCGGAGCGCGCGGTGGAGCTGCCGTTCGCCGGGTGGGGCGGCGAGGCGCCAGGGGACCGGTTCTTCTCCTCCCTCGTCCCGGTCGGGCAGGTGCTGGCGACGTACCTGGTCTGCGAGGAGGCCGACGGGATCGTCCTCGTCGACCAGCACGCCGCCGACGAACGGATCGTCTTCTCGCGCCTGAAGGATCGGTACCTCGGGAAGAGGGCGCCGACGCAGCGATGGCTCAACCCCGTGGAGGTCGCCCTCCCCGGGGTCCTGCCGGAGGCGGACGAGCGCCCGGCCGTGGAGGCGTTTCTCGCCCGGACCGGACTCACCTTCGAGCCTGCGGGAGGGGAACGGATCCGCCTGACCGGTGGCCCGGCGGCCCTGCCGGGATTCGACGCGCGGCGATGGTGGGAGGAGATGTGCGAATCGCTGCGCGCCCAGGAGACCCTCCCCAAGGACCTGTTCGACGCGGATCGCGAGCTTTGGCGGATGGCGTGCCACACGGCCGTGCGCGGCGGCGAGCGGGTGACGACGGAGCGCGCCCGCCTCCTGCTCGCGGAGCTCGACGCGGCGATGGCCGCCCACAGCTGCCCCCACGGACGCCCGGTGTGGATCCGCATCTCCCGGGCCCGCCTCGACGCCCTTTTCCACCGCACCGGATGAAGCTCCTCGTCCTCTCCGGCCCGACGGCCTCGGGGAAATCGGCCCTGGCCCTCGCGCTGGCGCGCGAATTCCCCTTGGAGATCGTCAACGCCGATTCCCTCCAGGTGTACCGCCGCTTCGACATAGGCACCGCGAAGCCCACCGTGGCGGAGCGCGCCGAGGTCCCCCACCACCTGGTCGATGTGGCGGAACCCGACGAGCCGTACGACGCCGGGAGGTACGTCCGGGAGGCGGAGCGGGCGATCGGGGAGATCCGCTCCCGGGGTAAGATTCCGATGCTGGTCGGCGGGACCGGGATGTACATCCGCGCGTTGCTTCGGGGACTGGACCCTCTCCCGTCGGACCCGCGCGTCCGGGAGGAGCTCTCGCGGCGATGGGAGGCGGAAGGGGGGTCGGCGCTCCACGCCACCCTTGTGCGCATCGACCCCGAAACGTCCGTGAAGGTCCATCCCTCCGACCGGCACCGGGTCCTGCGCGCGCTCGAGATCGCCGCGGTGACCGGGACCCCCCCCAGCCGGGCGCGCGCGTCCTGGGCGTCGGCGGGGTCGAGGTACGCGTGCCTCTTCCTCGCCCTTTGGCCGGACCGGGAAACGCTGTACCGCGGGATCGATGCCCGGACGGAGGCGATGTTCCGGCGCGGATTGCTGGAGGAGGTCCGGGGATTGCTCGCCGGGGGGGTCGGCCGCTCCTTCAAGCCGATGAAGGCCCTCGGATATCGCCACGCGGCGGCGCATCTCCTGGACGGTATTCCGCTCCGGGAAACGATCGATGCGGTGAAACGGGACACCCGCCGGTACGCCAAGCGGCAGGTGACCTGGCTCTCCTCGGAACCGGGCATCGTTCATGTCGTCCCGGGAGAGGCGTCCCACCCCGCGCCGGAAGTTGTCAGAATGTACTTGTCCTGACCATAATTCCGCATAAAATATAGGTTTGCGAATTTCGGGAAGGAGCGTGGATGATCCTCCAATACCTCGATTTCGAGCGGCCGATCGTCGACCTCGAAAACCGCCTCGAGCAACTGAAGCGTCTCGATGACGGGGCGGACAAGGGCGTGAAGGAAGAGATCGGGAAGCTGGAACGGAAGATCGGCAAGATCCGCAAGGAGGTATTCTCCAACCTCACGCGCTGGCAGATCACCCAGCTCGCGCGCCATCCGAACCGGCCCTACCTGCTCGACTACGTCAACCTCTGCTTCAAGAATTTCGTGGAGCTCCACGGGGACCGGGCGTTCCGCGATGATCCGCCCCTGGTGTGCGGTTTCGCCGAGCTCGAAGGGCAGCGCGTTGTCCTCATCGGTCAGCAGAAGGGGCGCAACACCAACGAGAAGATCCAGCGCAACTTCGGCATGGCGAATCCCGAGGGGTACCGCAAGGCGCTCCGCATCATGAAGATGGCGGAGAAGTTCCGCCTCCCCGTCGTCACCTTCATCGATACCCCCGGGGCCTTCCCCGGGATCGGTGCCGAGGAGCGCGGCCAGTCCGAGGCGATCGCGCGCAACCTCCTGGAGATGTCCCACCTCAAGACCCCGATCATCGTGGCCGTCATCGGCGAGGGGGGGAGCGGCGGGGCGCTGGCGATCGGTGTGGGGGACGAGATCCTGATGCTGGAATATTCCGTCTACTCCGTCATCTCCCCCGAGGGGTGCGCCTCGATCCTCTGGCGCGACACGGCCAAGGCCGAGGTCGCGGCGGAGATGATGAAGATCACGGCCCCGGACCTGAAGAAGTTCGGGGTCATCGACCGGATCATCCCGGAACCGCTCGGCGGTGCGCACCGCGACCACAAGGCGGCCGCGGACGCGCTGAAGGCGGCGCTGCTGGAAACGCTTCCCCCGCTCCTGTCCATGCCGATCCCGCAGCTCCTGGATCGCCGCTACCGGAAGTTCCGGGAGATGGGGGCGATCAAGCGGAAGGCCGGGGGAACGGCTTGACGCCGGACCGCCTGAAGGAGCTCCGTGTCGAAATCGACGCCATCGACGACCGGATCCTCGAGCTGCTGAACCGCCGCGCAAAGGCCGCCATCGAGGTCGGCTCGATCAAGAAGGACCGCAACCTCAATTTCTACGTTCCCGAGCGGGAGGTGGAGATCCTCCGGCGCCTGACCGCCGTGAACGAAGGCCCCTTTCCCAACGACGGCCTGAAGGCCATCTACCGGGAGATCATCTCCGCGTCCCTCTCCCTCGAGAAGCCGCTCTCCGTGGCGTTTTTGGGCCCCAAGGCCACCTTTACCCACCTCGCGTGCCTGAAGCATTTCGGCGAGAGCGCCGAATACGTCCCGCAGATCAACCTCTCCGAGGTGTTCGACGCGGTCCACCGGAACGCGGCGGACTTCGGGGTGGTGCCGATCGAGAACAGCAGCGAGGGGATCGTCAGCAACACCCTCGACATGTTCGTCGACTACAACCTGCTCATCTGCGGGGAGATCCTCGTCGAGGTGGCGCACGACCTCCTGAACGTCACGGGCGACGTCGACCACGTGAGGAAGATCTACTCCCATCCGCACGCCATCGCCCAGTGCCGCGGCTGGCTCGAGCGGAACCTTCGCGAGGTCCCCGTCTTCGACGTCGAGAGCACGGCACGGGCGGCGGAGCTCGCGGCGGACGACCCGGCGGCCGCCGCGATCGCGGGGGAGGCGGCCTCCAAGATCTACGGGCTGACGGCGGTCCGGAAGCGGATCCAGGACAACGCGAACAACTTCACCCGGTTCATCATCCTCGGGAAGCAGGCGTCGGCCCCGACGGGGGACGACAAGACCTCGATCCTCTTTTCCGGCCGGGACGAGGTCGGGGCGCTCTACCTGATGCTGCAGCCGTTCGCGAGGCACAACGTGAACCTGACCAAGATCGAGTCGCGCCCGGTCAAGACGAAGGCGTGGGAGTACCTCTTCTTCCTCGACATGTCGGGGCACCTCGCCGACCCGCCGGTCGCCCAGGCGCTCGAGGATCTCAAGGAGCGGGCCCAGTTCATCAAGATCCTCGGCTCCTACCCGCGGGCCATGTAAAGGAGATCACGAATGATCATCGTTTTGCGCGCCGGCGCGACCGAAGAGGACGTACGGCAGATCGAGGAAGCGATCAAGGGGAAGGGGCTGACCGCGCACATATCGCGCGGGGTGGAGCGCACGATCATCGGGGCGATCGGCGACGAGCGGAATCTGAACCCGGACGCGTTCGAGGGGCTGCCGGTCGTCGAGAAGGTGCTGCGGATCCTCGTCCCGTTCAAGCTCGTCAGCCGGGAATTCCGGAAGGAGGACACCCTCATCACGGTGAACGGGAAGACGGTGGGGGGAAAGGCCCTCGCCCTGGTCGCCGGTCCCTGCTCCGTCGAGGGGCGCGACATGATGCTGGGGCTCGGGGAGCGCGTCCTCTCGGCGGGGGCCACGTTCCTGCGCGGCGGGGCGTTCAAGCCGCGCACCTCCCCGTACGCCTTCCAGGGATTGGGGGAG
Proteins encoded:
- a CDS encoding GDP-mannose 4,6-dehydratase, with the protein product MPRTVFITGAAGFIGSHVSEALLARGNRVFGIDNFDPFYDRRIKEGNLAPLSAHPAFSFLEGDIRDASALARWGEGTPPDALIHLAAKAGVRPSVADPVGYADVNVLGTIRVLEWARERRVPKILFASSSSVYGGNTKVPFCEDDFVDRPVSPYAATKKAGELLCHTFCHLYGMNVAALRFFTVYGPRQRPEMAIHKFTRRILGGKEIDLYGDGSSRRDYTYIEDIVSGVLGALGAPPGYRVYNLGESATIALSDLVALIEKACGKSAACRYTPPQPGDVPVTYADISRARAEIGYDPRTPIGAGVSRFVDWYLREETARPT
- a CDS encoding fructose-1,6-bisphosphatase; the protein is MKVTLSIIKADIGSIGGHIRPSAKLLEMVRSKVAELGKGLLIDAYVGFTGDDVAILMSHAGGTGNAKVHKLAWDAFIAGTAVARSEGLYGAGQDLLKDSFSGNVKGMGPAVAEMEFEERPNEPFVLFAADKTDPGAYNLPSYLGFADPMFSSGLILSPKVGKGFTFRIMDVANTEGDKVIDLSAPEDLYDIAALLRDQERFVVESIRSRATGEIAAVVSTTRLHNIAGKYTGKDDPVMLVRTQGNFPATGEVLAPYTIGHLVAGFMRGSHHGALMPVPRNTGISFFDGPPIVSALAFCVKDGRFTEPADAFDHPYWEYVRARVSAKSEELRRQGFFGPAMLPYSELEYGGIVERMKAMEPKFRVLGGKEPVEA
- a CDS encoding glucose-6-phosphate isomerase (catalyzes the formation of D-fructose 6-phosphate from D-glucose 6-phosphate), with the translated sequence MGDGIRFRFDFSLVGESNLRGGNGIAAPDFRKMMALVDDAVETLAGKHRRGEIGFPDLPFLEKEARAISRDAAALRAKCTHLLVLGIGGSALGTKAVHAAVAGGGGRNGMALSVGDNVDPDAFFPLLAKLPMRKTVVVAISKSGGTAETNAQLAIAIAALKKAVGKRWRERLILITDPSKGLFRRMADAEGLKSYAVPPNVGGRFSVLSPVGLFPLSAAGIRVERLLAGAAQMEAIFRHTKGTDNPVRFAAAVYAYFLLVKPKATQVWFTYGEGLSLIAEWWQQLWGESLGKEREGRAPVGQTPARAVGVTDQHSQLQLYQDGPADKVFTFVRWMTGREKGNVPKAGFAPDMAMLGGRPLRDLFDAEFEGTIGALWNAGRPIVRMEIGKRDEEHVGAFLHFWEWVTAIAGTCAGVDPFDQPGVEDGKRIARALMGEKGTEALRADFAEKVSGIRRAEIRIGEDLPGGSPRRRGGK
- the mutL gene encoding DNA mismatch repair endonuclease MutL codes for the protein MTSRLRPLPDDVVNRIAAGEVVERPASVLKELLENAVDSGAESVEAGVSGPFPFSLRVTDDGCGMSREEAELAVRRHTTSKIASADDLERIGSFGFRGEALPSIASVARVSVVTRPAEERSGTELLMEGGTILSVREAGAPGGTTVTVSRLFENVPARRKFLKSERTEMSHLWEVFHGVAIPGEGISFRFTDSRGTFAYESRESALDRAKRHAGVDGQYLVPVDVSSAFFRIFGWAGLPQVSRAGASGLWFFVNGRRFRDRGLYAAVREAYRGILPGDRLPVLYLFVTCSPREVDVNVHPAKTEVRFRYPRDLNELARHVLGGALGEAPSRAASPSRAWAERIHPGGGLRQAGSPPDMSLEGVTGSPFPLPAARAERAVELPFAGWGGEAPGDRFFSSLVPVGQVLATYLVCEEADGIVLVDQHAADERIVFSRLKDRYLGKRAPTQRWLNPVEVALPGVLPEADERPAVEAFLARTGLTFEPAGGERIRLTGGPAALPGFDARRWWEEMCESLRAQETLPKDLFDADRELWRMACHTAVRGGERVTTERARLLLAELDAAMAAHSCPHGRPVWIRISRARLDALFHRTG
- the miaA gene encoding tRNA (adenosine(37)-N6)-dimethylallyltransferase MiaA; amino-acid sequence: MKLLVLSGPTASGKSALALALAREFPLEIVNADSLQVYRRFDIGTAKPTVAERAEVPHHLVDVAEPDEPYDAGRYVREAERAIGEIRSRGKIPMLVGGTGMYIRALLRGLDPLPSDPRVREELSRRWEAEGGSALHATLVRIDPETSVKVHPSDRHRVLRALEIAAVTGTPPSRARASWASAGSRYACLFLALWPDRETLYRGIDARTEAMFRRGLLEEVRGLLAGGVGRSFKPMKALGYRHAAAHLLDGIPLRETIDAVKRDTRRYAKRQVTWLSSEPGIVHVVPGEASHPAPEVVRMYLS
- a CDS encoding acetyl-CoA carboxylase carboxyltransferase subunit alpha; its protein translation is MILQYLDFERPIVDLENRLEQLKRLDDGADKGVKEEIGKLERKIGKIRKEVFSNLTRWQITQLARHPNRPYLLDYVNLCFKNFVELHGDRAFRDDPPLVCGFAELEGQRVVLIGQQKGRNTNEKIQRNFGMANPEGYRKALRIMKMAEKFRLPVVTFIDTPGAFPGIGAEERGQSEAIARNLLEMSHLKTPIIVAVIGEGGSGGALAIGVGDEILMLEYSVYSVISPEGCASILWRDTAKAEVAAEMMKITAPDLKKFGVIDRIIPEPLGGAHRDHKAAADALKAALLETLPPLLSMPIPQLLDRRYRKFREMGAIKRKAGGTA
- the pheA gene encoding prephenate dehydratase → MTPDRLKELRVEIDAIDDRILELLNRRAKAAIEVGSIKKDRNLNFYVPEREVEILRRLTAVNEGPFPNDGLKAIYREIISASLSLEKPLSVAFLGPKATFTHLACLKHFGESAEYVPQINLSEVFDAVHRNAADFGVVPIENSSEGIVSNTLDMFVDYNLLICGEILVEVAHDLLNVTGDVDHVRKIYSHPHAIAQCRGWLERNLREVPVFDVESTARAAELAADDPAAAAIAGEAASKIYGLTAVRKRIQDNANNFTRFIILGKQASAPTGDDKTSILFSGRDEVGALYLMLQPFARHNVNLTKIESRPVKTKAWEYLFFLDMSGHLADPPVAQALEDLKERAQFIKILGSYPRAM